The Drosophila sulfurigaster albostrigata strain 15112-1811.04 chromosome 3, ASM2355843v2, whole genome shotgun sequence genomic sequence ACACAGTCAAGCAGGCTGAAAAAATGAGACACAGCTGATAAAAACAGTCGAGTACGCGCGTTTGCCAACACTGCTTCGATAATATGTGCACACTGAGAGAAATAGTTGGATACTATGGCAATTGACATGCCACAAATCTTATTCGTCATATgctttaatacatttaaaattaaagaaatgcattcgctatatattaaatatgaaattatattagCAGAATACTTAgctatatttttctatattgcACTTATTTCTCTATCATAGGGCAACATTAACAACACCTGCCAACAGTAtaaatattggtatatttgcacTTGCTACATTGCAACCGCAATAGCAAGTGCAGTTACAGCATGTATTGAATCTATTTGTTGAAATAAGTGGCATACAGTAAagtaaaatcatattttacaattttcttagCTTTGCAGTTAACTCAACTTATTTTTATGTACAATTATCGTGAAAAGCATTATGTTTGAAGAGTTGTAAGTGTTATGCTCTTAACGTGAAtctaaatatcataaaaacaataaccAGTCGAAATtccaataataaataaataataaatacagaatataaaatatgttcttGAAACGTTGTTAAAAGGCTTTTCAAAAAATGCGCCAATCTAATTGCCAACAAAGTGGAAGCAATCTACAAGCTCTgcaaatggtatatttaacaACCAAAACTGCGGTCACACTTGGCTCTGTTGatgattttcaatattaaaaaggCTCTGTGCGTTGTCTGTGTTCTGCCTTGGCTGCGTTTTCTAAACACgattttgcaaaataaaagaaacttaaataatatatttaatatgcacCGTCATCAAACAACAgattcttttgttgttattgtgaaTTGTCAGTGATATCAAGTGAACATTGTGGGGTTGCACTAAgcgcaaagcaaaaagaagagCATAAGAAAAAAAGGGACATCGACATCGATTTTTTTACACCCTTTTTGTGCATATTTGGCTCTGCAAATTAGCACACAAAGAAACAACGCGCAGGCAAAAAGAGAAGCGACAAGTGTCGCCAACCGCCTCTTAAACCCGCAGCCCCCCTTCAAAGGAAAAAACACACGCAACGgcaattgagttgagttctcattattattagcattagcattattattactattggTAGAACGAAGTCGCCACAACGGGGCGCGAGGGGGACGCTCAAATgagtggcggcggcggcgagGAACACGAGGCGCGGCAAACAActacgacagcaacaacaacaacaacattgccgATGCCGTCGCCAGGCGTCTCAAGGTGAGAGTTGTCTTGCAATtgaattatgttaatttgatttgatgtcAATAAATATGCCTTTTGCTTTGACAGCGCATCCACttcgtcagcagcagcagcagcggcggccaCAGCAGCCGGCGGAGGACGAGCCACGCCAGAGATGAAACGCTCGGCGGTGCGAAGTCTCATCCAACGCTATTTCCATCAGCTGCAATCGGGCTGCGGCAATGCGCAGTGCACCAATGCCAATTGTGCGTCCAGCGGGAAGGTGGCGCCCATGACGCCTAACGAGGTGGCTGCCCGAGCATTGCAGCTCTTCTCACAGGATGCACAATTGTGTGagaatgccacgcccacgctgCCAACAGCGCCCACAACCAGCAGGTGAGTTAAAAGATTGAGTATTGTATTTATACatagctttgctttgcttgcagTCCGCAGCAGGATGTGGACATGCTGTCGCCCAAtgatagcagcagcagcagcaatagtaGCAGCACCACCAGCACCATTACCTCCGCCAGCACCACAACCACGACGAGCACACAGTCGCAATCGCAAGTCCAGGAGCAGAGCAAGCGACCAGCACATCGAATCGATCTGCCTCCGGTAATAATTGACGCAACATCCGCCATAGGCCCCACACCAACCATAGAGGCCATcgaggcaacagcagctgcagatgTAACGGCTGAGGATGCCGATGCCTGCACACCAACGTTGCCGCCGGTGGAGTTCCTGGACGCTGCATCGCTGGAGGCGCTCTACGAGCAGTGTCGGGCTGCGGAGAACTATGTGCGTCTCTATCAGGCCATTGGCGATGTGTTTGCCAGCGTGGAGCGTTTGAGCAAGAGTTTTATATGCACACCCGGCCAGGAGCTGAAGCATTTGCCACCGAAACCGGAGGCGAATGCACTCAACAAGGAGCAGTTGCGGCAACTGGAGGGTGAGCATGACAAGGATGAAGATAGCACACAACGGGAGGAGGATGAGGAAGAGGAACGGACACGACAGCAGACAACCGAAGCTGCTGATGTCAATGAGCAGCGTTCAGGCGACACCGAAGGCGATACAAATGGTGATGAGCGCAACGAAAAcgtcgacgatgacgacgacgatgaagaTGAACCGATGGGTACATCGCGAAATGCCGAGGATTTCGAGGAGTTCCTACACAAAGGCACCAAGGTGGACTTTCAGGGATTGCGGCACGTGAAGCGGCTGCTGTTTAGTTCGCCATGCCAAACGATTGCCGAGAAGTTGACGAGCAGCGTCATCCAACTGGCGGACTACATACGCTATCTGCGCTTCTATCGCCAGGACTTGTGGGAACAAGTGCTGCACTGCCTCGTCATCTGCTTCGACATGGTCACCAACAGTGAGTAGCTTTAAAGCCACTGTTTTGCATCTCTAATCCCATCTCTTTTTTTAGCTACCGCCAACAACAGCGTGACGGACATGGAGTACGTGGATCGTGTGTTGCCCAAGCTGTGCCATGCCGCTGCAGCGATGCCAGTGCGTGCCCAGGCGCGTCTGGCACAGATCTGGGGCGAATACTGCCCGGATCAGCTGCAGGTGCTATTGTCCTCCTGCCAGCAGCAGATCACGCTGCAGGTGCTACTCGACGAGGAGTCGGTGCGCGAGAACGAACACATCATTAGCGTAACCAAAGTGCTAAAGGTTGGAGTGACCTTAATCCCTTTTCAAACCCATTCTAATCCATTTAAATTCCACTTGTAGATTGTTTACTATGCCAACATCTTGGCCAGCGTGCTGGAGCGTCCCTCGTGTCGTCTGCCGTTGCAGGAACAAGAGGAGGAAGAaagcgctgctgctgtgccCGAGGAGAGCGAAGATCTCTTTGTCTACAGCTCCATGCAACAGCCGCATATGCCCAAATTTGCCGAGGATCCGCTCGAGAAATGCCTGCAAGTGTCTGTTATCGATTGTCGCGATCCTCTCGTGCCGCTGCAGGAGTTTTACAACGAAGCGCTCAGCGAGCACATACAAATGCATCAGGATTATCTCTCGTACAAGACTCTGGCTATGGAAAGTGAGCTCGGTTCCAGTCACACGAACTATTTTTGCTTTATGCTTTACGCCTTCATCTTGACACCGGCGACCAAAGTGGATGCATTGTACTATGACTGTAGAATGCGGATGTACAGCGAACGTTACTCCTCGCTCTACTCAATACTCAACAACTTTGGCCAGGATGGTCAGGAGGGTGCAAGACCCGATCTTAAGCTCACCGTGCGACGCGATCAACTCATCAACGATGCACTCATTGGGGTGAGTTAAAGAAGCAATCGTTACTACATAACATTACTAAAGAAATTTTAAGCTCCTAaacgaattcaatttaatataagaaTTTAAGCTTGTGGTTAAAATGCTAGATTATTTGTccgatatttttattgttaaaaaacAGCTTTATTTTCATACCTCTGGAGACTTGCATTATACAACCTATAActaatcattttatatttgcagCTGGAGCTTGTGGCCATGAGTAATCCGAAGGATCTGAAGAAGCAGCTGGTCGTTGAGTTTGTCGGGGAGCAGGGCATCGATGAGGGCGGCGTATCCAAAGAGTTCTTTCAGCTGATTGTTGAGGAAATATTCAATCCAGCCTTTGGCATGTTTGTGCAGCAGGAGGAAACCAACAACATGTGGTGCGTAGACtcgaaattatattattttcacattCCATGTTAATTTGTGCTTTCTCTCTGGCAGGTTCAATGCAACGCCCTTTGAGAATGGCGCACAATTCACGCTGATTGGCATTATTATTGGTCTGGCCATCTACAACAATGTCATCTTGGCCGTGAACTTTCCCATGGTTGTCTACCGCAAGCTCATGGGCTACCGAGGGACCTACTACGATCTAAGCGATTGGAGTCCAACGTTGTTTAAGAGCTTGCAGGATATGCTGGATTATCAGGGCATGGATATGGAGGAGGTGTTTGAGCAGACGTTCAAGATTAGCTATAGCAATGTGTTTGGCGAAATGGT encodes the following:
- the LOC133844505 gene encoding ubiquitin-protein ligase E3A, which translates into the protein MSGGGGEEHEARQTTTTATTTTTLPMPSPGVSSASTSSAAAAAAATAAGGGRATPEMKRSAVRSLIQRYFHQLQSGCGNAQCTNANCASSGKVAPMTPNEVAARALQLFSQDAQLCENATPTLPTAPTTSSPQQDVDMLSPNDSSSSSNSSSTTSTITSASTTTTTSTQSQSQVQEQSKRPAHRIDLPPVIIDATSAIGPTPTIEAIEATAAADVTAEDADACTPTLPPVEFLDAASLEALYEQCRAAENYVRLYQAIGDVFASVERLSKSFICTPGQELKHLPPKPEANALNKEQLRQLEGEHDKDEDSTQREEDEEEERTRQQTTEAADVNEQRSGDTEGDTNGDERNENVDDDDDDEDEPMGTSRNAEDFEEFLHKGTKVDFQGLRHVKRLLFSSPCQTIAEKLTSSVIQLADYIRYLRFYRQDLWEQVLHCLVICFDMVTNTTANNSVTDMEYVDRVLPKLCHAAAAMPVRAQARLAQIWGEYCPDQLQVLLSSCQQQITLQVLLDEESVRENEHIISVTKVLKIVYYANILASVLERPSCRLPLQEQEEEESAAAVPEESEDLFVYSSMQQPHMPKFAEDPLEKCLQVSVIDCRDPLVPLQEFYNEALSEHIQMHQDYLSYKTLAMESELGSSHTNYFCFMLYAFILTPATKVDALYYDCRMRMYSERYSSLYSILNNFGQDGQEGARPDLKLTVRRDQLINDALIGLELVAMSNPKDLKKQLVVEFVGEQGIDEGGVSKEFFQLIVEEIFNPAFGMFVQQEETNNMWFNATPFENGAQFTLIGIIIGLAIYNNVILAVNFPMVVYRKLMGYRGTYYDLSDWSPTLFKSLQDMLDYQGMDMEEVFEQTFKISYSNVFGEMVEHELVPHGSEVLVGQHNKRHFVNLYADFLLNVNIQQQFKAFCKGFEMVTDESPLKLLFRPEEIEKLVCGSREFDFVELEHSTEYEGGYTEETQIVQDFWSIVHAMPHESKRKLLEFTTGSARVPVGGLKCLRLLITRHGPDSDRLPTSHTCFNVLLLPEYSSKKKLEERLLKAINYSKGFGML